In one window of Gossypium arboreum isolate Shixiya-1 chromosome 4, ASM2569848v2, whole genome shotgun sequence DNA:
- the LOC108459374 gene encoding 60S ribosomal protein L44, with protein sequence MVNVPKTKKTYCKSKECRKHTLHKVTQYKKGKDSLAAQGKRRYDRKQSGYGGQTKPVFHKKAKTTKKIVLRLQCQGCKHVSQHPIKRCKHFEIGGDKKGKGTSLF encoded by the exons ATG GTGAACGTACCGAAGACCAAGAAGACTTATTGCAAGAGCAAGGAGTGCAGGAAGCACACATTGCACAAGGTTACACAGTATAAGAAGGGTAAGGATAGTTTGGCTGCTCAAGGGAAACGCCGTTATGATCGCAAACAATCCGGTTACGGTGGTCAGACCAAACCAGTGTTCCACAAGAAG GCAAAAACCACCAAGAAGATTGTGCTGAGGCTGCAATGCCAGGGTTGCAAGCATGTGTCGCAGCATCCAATCAAG AGGTGCAAGCACTTTGAGATTGGTGGAGACAAGAAAGGGAAGGGAACATCTCTTTTCTAA
- the LOC108459753 gene encoding cytochrome P450 86B1-like — protein sequence MNNVTTTMSSDEGVAGNFVSRRLFFLQYLHVLEFVVAVLVFVVINSLRQRRRYGLPVWPFLGMVPSLVSGLRSDLYEWISDILCEQNGTFRFKGPWFSSLNCVVTADPRNLEHLLKSKFSVFPKGPYFRDTVRDLLGDGIFNADDETWQRQRKTASIEFHSAKFRQLTTESLLELVHARLLPVLENAVNQSISIDLQDVLLRLTFDNVCMIAFGVDPGCLRLGLPEIPFAKAFEDATEATLLRFVTPTCVWKTMRCLDLGTEKKLKKSIKGVDEFAEEVIRTRKKELSLQTEDKKQRSDLLTVFMRLKDEQGKPFSDKFLRDICVNFILAGRDTSSVALSWFFWLLEKNPVVEQKILAEICKIVNERDDMKNGADLKSPLIFRPEEIKKMDYLQASLSEALRLYPSVPVDHKEVVEDDTFPDGTLLKKGTKVIYAIYAMGRMEAIWGKDCREYKPERWLRDGRYMSESAYKFTAFNGGPRLCLGKDFAYYQMKFVAASILYRYRVEVVKGHVVVPKLALTMYMKHGLKVNLIKRHESELQVYLKNNV from the exons ATGAACAACGTTACCACTACTATGAGTTCCGATGAAGGTGTCGCCGGGAACTTTGTTTCCCGGCGGTTGTTTTTCTTACAATATCTCCATGTTTTGGAGTTTGTTGTTGCTGTTTTGGTCTTTGTTGTTATCAATTCGTTGAGGCAAAGACGACGTTATGGACTGCCTGTATGGCCATTTCTCGGCATGGTACCGTCGTTGGTGTCCGGTCTTCGGTCCGATTTGTACGAGTGGATTTCGGACATACTTTGTGAACAAAATGGGACGTTCAGGTTCAAAGGTCCATGGTTTAGTAGTCTCAATTGTGTGGTTACGGCTGATCCTAGGAACCTTGAGCATCTTCTTAAGTCCAAATTCTCTGTTTTCCCTAAAGGGCCTTATTTTCGTGACACCGTTCGAGATCTTCTCGGTGACGGGATATTCAACGCCGACGACGAGACGTGGCAACGTCAAAGGAAAACGGCGAGCATCGAGTTCCATTCGGCGAAGTTTCGGCAATTAACGACCGAGTCATTGTTGGAACTCGTCCATGCAAGGCTATTGCCCGTGTTGGAAAATGCAGTGAACCAATCAATCTCCATTGATCTTCAAGATGTTCTTTTGAGATTAACGTTCGATAACGTTTGCATGATCGCCTTCGGCGTCGATCCCGGGTGTCTCCGTCTCGGATTACCGGAAATACCGTTCGCCAAAGCGTTCGAAGACGCGACCGAGGCGACGTTGCTGCGGTTTGTCACCCCAACATGCGTATGGAAAACCATGAGATGCCTTGATTTAGGCACTGAAAAGAAGCTGAAAAAGTCGATAAAGGGCGTGGATGAATTCGCTGAAGAAGTTATTAGGACAAGGAAAAAGGAACTGTCATTACAAACCGAAGACAAAAAGCAGAGATCAGATTTGTTAACAGTGTTTATGAGATTGAAAGATGAACAAGGGAAGCCATTTTCCGACAAGTTCCTGCGTGATATTTGTGTTAACTTTATACTTGCCGGAAGAGATACGTCTTCAGTGGCGTTGAGCTGGTTTTTCTGGTTGCTTGAAAAGAACCCCGTGGTGGAGCAGAAAATTCTTGCAGAGATATGTAAGATTGTTAATGAAAGAGACGATATGAAAAACGGCGCCGATTTGAAGAGTCCATTGATATTTAGACCAGAGGAGATCAAGAAGATGGATTATTTACAAGCTTCATTATCAGAGGCTCTAAGATTGTACCCTTCTGTCCCTGTGGATCACAAGGAG GTTGTTGAAGATGATACATTTCCAGATGGAACATTGCTGAAGAAAGGGACAAAAGTTATTTATGCAATCTATGCAATGGGGAGAATGGAAGCCATATGGGGAAAAGACTGTAGGGAATATAAACCGGAGAGATGGCTACGAGACGGCCGGTACATGAGCGAATCGGCTTACAAATTCACCGCCTTCAACGGCGGTCCACGGCTGTGTTTAGGGAAAGATTTTGCTTATTATCAAATGAAGTTCGTGGCGGCCTCGATCTTGTATCGGTATCGGGTGGAGGTGGTAAAAGGTCATGTGGTTGTACCAAAGCTTGCCTTGACAATGTACATGAAGCATGGGCTCAAAGTGAACTTAATCAAGCGCCATGAATCAGAGCTTCAAGTTTACCTAAAGAACAATGTTTGA